A region from the Vanacampus margaritifer isolate UIUO_Vmar chromosome 5, RoL_Vmar_1.0, whole genome shotgun sequence genome encodes:
- the LOC144052031 gene encoding putative E3 ubiquitin-protein ligase HERC6 isoform X4 produces the protein MDNSGYCLMFYMMLRDQGGSVFSWGLNSHGQLGLGRQISLQYTPLLVCALTGIPVTQISAGADHVLFLTLSGLVYCCGANAHGQLGLNRIDSNGRFNICVVPALRRLSVSFITCGEAHTAVLTKDGNVYTFGEGAHGQLGHGSSANELLPKLVDGIDGGASQVKCGRRHTLVLGSSGQIWAFGSGVKGQIGTGKPEGSLTPTLVQLPWNSDSATVAPTDLKIAAGWNANFAFSSSQSGKQRQIIGRLDEEKVQKWLALKKRNTEAEREINEVFFTNSSLVASFTKNIGLSLKADALNVDLEAARQTFSKMLAVPWIKKKMNLAALIEVLLCLRNTLKSPEIIAVLLSCPLLQDASAVLSLVLPLAMVVDEMSEKAQTTLKGWWSSMAADMLLQHILVFKNALDFAIQSGLLLTHIPGMKAVLEVLKLLYKANKRGKSYKVPLSTFYVEDFKNELFQDVHRWHAFSKSEDNAPAILCRYPFVLNLVCKVAAFEIMASITKSAHLVPRGLMPQHFHSVAPVLQLSLRPSHVLEDTFRQLDAADHSAFKKELVVQFVDDGKVMQVNKRDLFLHVFDELMAPHLFMYNVKTRLAWFPPKPKVGENTYFLFGVLCGLALHNDNMVHMPFPLVLFRKLLGVKPSLDDMKEFEPTVAEGLRCILEDYSADVLEDMETTFTVTWGGDEVELDPKDADKLVTSSNKKEFVSAFVNYAFSKSVEGVFEAFKRGFFKVCEADVVAFFQPEELQAVMVGNENYDWDVFKQNTVYEGEYHAAHPNIVIFWEVFDRLTEEEKKKFLSFLTGCDRVPFSGMSSIQMTVAILPGSSDLHFPEALTCHHLLLLPIYLPYPVGRQMYNRLLYAINHSRGFTKTYKTEG, from the exons ATGGACAACTCGGGTTATTGCCTGATGTTTTATATGATGCTCAGAGACCAAG GAGGCAGCGTTTTCTCGTGGGGTTTAAACAGTCACGGCCAACTGGGTTTGGGGAGGCAGATTTCTCTGCAGTACACACCCCTCCTGGTGTGCGCACTCACTGGCATACCGGTAACCCAGATCTCAGCCGGAGCGGATCATGTGCTGTTCCTCACCTTGTCAGGCCTGGTGTACTGCTGCGGGGCCAATGCACATGGTCAGCTGGGCCTTAACAGGATTGATAGCAATG GCAGATTCAACATCTGTGTTGTTCCCGCTCTTCGACGTCTGAGTGTCTCCTTCATCACTTGTGGAGAGGCTCACACTGCCGTCTTAACAAAG GACGGCAACGTTTATACATTTGGAGAGGGAGCTCATGGTCAGCTGGGTCATGGCTCTTCTGCTAATGAGCTGTTACCCAAACTGGTGGATGGGATTGATGGAGGTGCCTCACAGGTGAAATGTGGCAG ACGTCACACTCTCGTTTTGGGATCCTCTGGCCAAATTTGGGCTTTTGGCAGTGGGGTGAAAGGTCAGATTGGGACTGGAAAACCAGAGGGCAGTCTGACTCCCACGCTAGTGCAACTTCCATGGAACTCTGACAGCGCAACAGTCGCACCCACAG ATTTGAAAATAGCAGCCGGGTGGAATGCAAACTTTGCTTTCTCTTCATCACAG AGTGGAAAGCAACGTCAGATTATCGGAAGGCTTGATGaggaaaaagtacaaaaatggcTGGCATTAAAAAAGCGCAATACAGAGGCTGAAAG AGAAATCAATGAGGTCTTTTTCACAAATTCAAGCCTTGTCGCAAGTTTCACAAAAAACAT TGGGCTTTCACTAAAAGCAGATGCCTTGAATGTGGACCTTGAGGCTGCCAGACAAACTTTCTCTAAGATGCTGGCAGTgccatggattaaaaaaaag ATGAATCTGGCAGCACTGATAGAGGTGCTGCTGTGTTTGCGAAACACCCTCAAATCTCCAGAGATCATCGCGGTCCTGCTCTCGTGCCCTCTCCTGCAAGATGCTTCAGCAGTTCTTTCCCTCGTCTTGCCTTTGGCGATGGTTGTTGACGAGATGAGTGAGAAGGCTCAGACAACGCTAA AAGGCTGGTGGTCCTCCATGGCAGCCGACATGCTGTTGCAACACATCCTGGTGTTCAAAAATGCTTTGGACTTTGCAATCCAAAGTGGCCTCTTGTTAACTCACATTCCAGGCATGAAAGCCGTGCTGGAAGTCCTCAAGCTCCTCTACAAA GCAAACAAAAGAGGGAAATCCTACAAAGTCCCGCTGAGCACCTTTTATGTTGAGGACTTTAAAAACGAGCTCTTTCAGGACGTCCACCGTTGGCATGCATTTTCTAAAAGCGAG GATAATGCACCTGCCATCTTATGCCGGTACCCCTTTGTGCTTAATTTGGTATGCAAGGTGGCAGCCTTTGAGATCATGGCATCTATAACAAAG TCAGCTCACCTTGTCCCCCGTGGTCTGATGCCCCAACATTTCCACTCAGTAGCACCAGTCCTTCAGCTGTCACTGAGACCAAGTCACGTGCTCGAGGACACCTTCAGACAACTCGATGCGGCCGACCACAGCGCCTTCAAAAAAGAACTTGTG GTGCAGTTTGTGGATGACGGCAAAGTGATGCAAGTCAACAAGAGGGACCTCTTTCTCCATGTCTTTGATGAGCTGATGGCGCCGCACTTGTTCATGTACAACGTGAAGACTAGGCTGGCCTGGTTCCCCCCCAAG CCCAAAGTAGGGGAGAACACATACTTCCTGTTTGGGGTTCTATGCGGCCTGGCTCTGCACAACGACAACATGGTCCATATGCCCTTCCCGCTCGTTCTCTTCAGGAAGCTACTCGGGGTCAAGCCCTCATTGGACGACATGAAGGAATTTGAACCCACCGTCGCAGA GGGATTGCGATGCATTTTAGAAGATTACAGCGCCGATGTCCTCGAAGACATGGAGACTACTTTTACC gtgacTTGGGGCGGTGATGAAGTAGAGCTTGATCCAAAAGATGCTGATAAACTTGTCACAAGTTCCAACAA GAAAGAGTTTGTGTCCGCCTTTGTCAACTACGCCTTCAGCAAATCGGTGGAGGGCGTCTTTGAGGCGTTCAAGAGAGGCTTCTTCAAGGTGTGCGAGGCGGACGTGGTGGCCTTCTTTCAGCCGGAGGAGCTGCAAGCGGTGATGGTGGGAAATGAAAACTACGACTGGGATGTGTTCAAGCAG AATACCGTCTATGAAGGCGAGTATCACGCTGCCCACCCAAACATTGTCATCTTCTGGGAGGTGTTTGACAGACTGACtgaggaagaaaagaagaaattccTTT CTTTTCTTACGGGCTGCGACCGGGTGCCTTTTTCAGGCATGTCCAGCATCCAGATGACAGTCGCCATCTTGCCCGGCTCTTCCGATCTCCATTTCCCAGAGGCCCTCACGTGCCACCACCTTCTGTTGCTACCCATCTACCTGCCGTACCCGGTCGGGAGGCAAATGTACAACAGGCTCCTTTATGCCATCAATCATAGTCGTGGCTTcaccaaaacgtataaaacagAAGGCTAA